A window of Streptomyces sp. Je 1-332 genomic DNA:
AATGGTGATCGCGGCCCCCAGCACCGGCACCAGAAGGTGCCGCCACCAGCTGACCGCCCCTCCCCGCTTCCGTACCGCGAACCACCCCACCACGCTCGCGTGCAGCAAAACGAACGCCGTGAGCGCCCCGACATTCACCACCGACACCAGGTGATCCATCCCGTCGTCCCGTCGAGCCGCCCACACCGCCGCCACCATCGTGATCACAGCCGCGCACAGCAACGCGAGCCGAGGCGTCCCGGAATCCGTCCTCGACAGCGCCCCCGGCAGCCGCCGGTCGCGAGCCATGGCGAACAGGAGCCGACCCGCCGCGGCCTGCCCGGCCAGGGCGGCGAAGGCCGCGCCGATCGCCTTGCTGACGGCCACCAGGTCATGGAGCCAGTCCCCGACCGCCGAGTCGACCGCATCGTAGAAGGCGGACCCCTGCTTGACCGGCTCGGCGGCCAGCTGCGCCGACGACATCGGTTCGAGCAGAGCGACCAGATACGTCTGGGCGATGAACAGCACACCGGCGAGCGCCAGACAGCACAGCACCGCCCGCGCCACCTTCGCCGAGCCCCCCGTCACCTCCTCCGCGAACGAGGCGATCGCGTCGAAGCCCAGATACGAGAGCACCGCCACCGACACCGCCCCCACCACGGCACCCAGCGCGAAGGCCCCTTGCGACCCATCCCCGCTCAGCGGGGAGAGCCAGTCCCGCTGGGCCCCGTCCTGCGCCAGGACGACGATCGCCGACACCACGAAGACAAGGAGGACCACGATTTCCATGGCGAGCACCAGGAACCCGACCCGCGCGGCCGCCCGTACGCCCCACAGGTTCAGCGCGGTCGTCACCACGACCGCGATCGCCGTCCACACCCACCGGGAGACGGAGGGCACGAGCGCCTCCATCGCGATCCCGGAGAAGAGATAGGCGACGGCCGGGATGAGGAGATAGTCGAGCATCGCCATCCACCCGGCGATGAACCCGGGGCCGTTGCCGAGCCCCACGCGCGCGTAGGCGAAGACGGAACCCGCCTGGGGGACCACCTTCACCATCTGGGCGTAGCTGAACGCGGTGAACGCCATCGCGACCGTGGCGATGATGTAGACGAGCGCCACCGCGCCGTGCGACTTGGCGTCGAGCGTCCCGAAGACGCCAACCGGTGCCATCGGGGCGATGAACAGCAACCCGTAGACGACCAGATCACGGAAGCCGAGACTGCGCCGAAGCCCGTCGCCCTCGACAGCGGCACCAGCAGCGCTGTGGGCGCCGCCCGTCGTGTCTGAGTCGCCGGGCTTGCTGGACTGGTCACCGGACTGGTTACCGGACATCGTGCCTCCGTAAGTGAACGCAGGCCCCCAGTCTCCCCAAGAAGCCGATCTTTGACGCGCTGGGCTCGGCCTTACGATGGGGGGCATGACTGCTTCGACTCCTGCCCGCCGAGTCCTGCTCGCCGCCCCCCGCGGCTACTGCGCGGGTGTGGACCGTGCCGTGATCGCCGTCGAGAAGGCCCTTGAGCAGTACGGGGCCCCGATCTATGTCCGCCACGAGATCGTGCACAACAAGTACGTGGTGCAGACCCTGGAGAAGAAGGGGGCCATCTTCGTCGACCAGACGGCGGAGGTCCCCGAGGGCTCCATCGTCATGTTCTCCGCGCACGGAGTGGCGCCGACGGTCCACGCCGAAGCCGCCGAGCGGAAACTGGCGACGATCGACGCGACGTGCCCCCTGGTCACGAAGGTGCACAAGGAGGCCGTCCGGTTCGCCAAGGACGACTTCGACATCCTCCTGATCGGTCACGAGGGCCACGAGGAGGTCATCGGCACGTCCGGTGAGGCCCCCGACCACATCACGCTGGTCGACGGCCCCGACGACGTCGCGAACGTCGAGGTCCGCGACCCCGACAAGGTCGTCTGGCTCTCTCAGACCACCCTCTCGGTCGACGAGACCATGGAGACGGTCGACGCCCTCAAGACCAAGTTCCCGGGCCTGATCTCCCCGCCCAGCGACGACATCTGCTACGCCACGCAGAACCGCCAGGTCGCGGTGAAGAAGCTGGCGGAGGACGCCGAGCTGGTCATCGTGGTCGGCTCCAAGAACTCCTCGAACTCGATCCGCATGGTCGAGGTCGCCCTCGACGCCGGCGCGGCCGCCTCGCACCTCGTCGACAACGCCGAGGAGATCGACGAGGCCTGGCTGGAGGGCGTGACCACGGTCGGCCTCACCTCGGGCGCCTCCGTGCCCGACGTCCTGGTGGACGGCGTCATCGAGTGGCTCGCCGAGCGCGGGTACGGGGACGTGGAGACGGTGAAGACGGCCGACGAGTCGATCACCTTCTCGCTGCCGAAGGAGCTCCGCCGCGACCTGCGCGCCGAGGCCGCCGAGCTGTCACAGAAGTAACGCAGCTGTCGGAGGGTGGCCGTACGGTGGGTCTCATGCAGATCTTCGGTGTGGACATCGGCGGATCAGGGATCAAGGGCGCGCCCGTTGACCTGGACCGTGGAGACCTGGCACAAGAGCGGCACAAAGTACTGACCCCGCAACCGGCCACGCCCGACGGCGTGGCCGACAAGGTGCGCGAGGTGGTCGAGCACTTCGGCTGGACGGGCCCGATCGGCGCCACGTTCCCCGGCGTGATCACCGACGGTACGGCGCGCACCGCGGCCAACGTGGACAAGAGCTGGATCGGCACGGACATCGAGAGCCTGATCGCGGACCGGCTCGGTGACACCGGGCCGGTCACCGTCCTGAACGACGCGGACGCGGCGGGCGTGGCCGAGATGAACTTCGGGGCGGGCCGCGGCCGGACGGGCACGGTCCTCCTGCTCACCCTCGGCACGGGCATCGGCAGCGCCTTGTTCACCGGCGGCCGCCTCGTCCCGAACACCGAGCTCGGCCATCTTGAGCTGCACGGTCACGACGCGGAGAAGAAGGCGTCGTCCAAGGCCAAGGAGGACGAGGACCTCAGCTGGGAGCACTGGGCGCACCGCGTCCAGAAGTATCTGGCCCACGTGGAGATGCTGTTCTCGCCCGAGCTCTTCATCATCGGCGGCGGTGTGAGCCGCAAGTCGCACAAGTTCCTGCCGTTGATCAAGGACATCAAGGCAGAGATCGTCCCCGCGGAGCTGCAGAACAACGCGGGGATCGTGGGCGCGGCGATGGCGGCGGCGGAAAAGTAACCACGCGGAAGCGGGAAGGCCGCCTCCCCGGCGGGTGCCCCGCCTCCCTGGCAGGCAGCCCGGCCCCCGGGTCGGGCCTCACGCAGTGGGCATACGCCGCTTGGCCACTCCCCGCGGCCCCGCGCCCATCCCCGGCCCGGTCCCCGCCCCAGTTGCCGGCCCCTGCCCCGGCCCGGCTGCGGCGGGGGAGACGGCCCGCGCCCGGCGCCGCTGCCCCATGAGCTTGATCCGGCGTCCGGCCACGATGAGAGCGGCGACGATCGTCCCGCCGTACAGCCAGCCCGCGTGCAGCGCGAGCGCGGTGATCAGCCCCATGAAATGTCCGCTGAAGCCGCCGCCGTTGCCCCCGGAGATCGGGATAAGACCCACGGCGAAGGCGATCGGCACGGCCACCGGCGCGGTCACCAGATCGGCGGGCCGCACCCAGAACGCGGTGAGGATGCTCACGGGCACGAACAGCACCCCGTACGCGACGACCGAACTGCCGAAGAGCAGCCACAGCAGACAGGCGAGCAGGAACATCACCGTGGCGCAGAAGAGCCCGCTGCCGAGCCCCGTGAGGCGCGGGTTCGGCATCGCGCGCAGCTTGCGGTAGAGCGGCAGCGCGCGC
This region includes:
- a CDS encoding 4-hydroxy-3-methylbut-2-enyl diphosphate reductase yields the protein MGGMTASTPARRVLLAAPRGYCAGVDRAVIAVEKALEQYGAPIYVRHEIVHNKYVVQTLEKKGAIFVDQTAEVPEGSIVMFSAHGVAPTVHAEAAERKLATIDATCPLVTKVHKEAVRFAKDDFDILLIGHEGHEEVIGTSGEAPDHITLVDGPDDVANVEVRDPDKVVWLSQTTLSVDETMETVDALKTKFPGLISPPSDDICYATQNRQVAVKKLAEDAELVIVVGSKNSSNSIRMVEVALDAGAAASHLVDNAEEIDEAWLEGVTTVGLTSGASVPDVLVDGVIEWLAERGYGDVETVKTADESITFSLPKELRRDLRAEAAELSQK
- the ppgK gene encoding polyphosphate--glucose phosphotransferase → MQIFGVDIGGSGIKGAPVDLDRGDLAQERHKVLTPQPATPDGVADKVREVVEHFGWTGPIGATFPGVITDGTARTAANVDKSWIGTDIESLIADRLGDTGPVTVLNDADAAGVAEMNFGAGRGRTGTVLLLTLGTGIGSALFTGGRLVPNTELGHLELHGHDAEKKASSKAKEDEDLSWEHWAHRVQKYLAHVEMLFSPELFIIGGGVSRKSHKFLPLIKDIKAEIVPAELQNNAGIVGAAMAAAEK
- a CDS encoding APC family permease codes for the protein MSGNQSGDQSSKPGDSDTTGGAHSAAGAAVEGDGLRRSLGFRDLVVYGLLFIAPMAPVGVFGTLDAKSHGAVALVYIIATVAMAFTAFSYAQMVKVVPQAGSVFAYARVGLGNGPGFIAGWMAMLDYLLIPAVAYLFSGIAMEALVPSVSRWVWTAIAVVVTTALNLWGVRAAARVGFLVLAMEIVVLLVFVVSAIVVLAQDGAQRDWLSPLSGDGSQGAFALGAVVGAVSVAVLSYLGFDAIASFAEEVTGGSAKVARAVLCCLALAGVLFIAQTYLVALLEPMSSAQLAAEPVKQGSAFYDAVDSAVGDWLHDLVAVSKAIGAAFAALAGQAAAGRLLFAMARDRRLPGALSRTDSGTPRLALLCAAVITMVAAVWAARRDDGMDHLVSVVNVGALTAFVLLHASVVGWFAVRKRGGAVSWWRHLLVPVLGAAITIAVIVEAAGSAQVVGAVWFAAGLAVLFGQRGRRGASSPPPGGH
- a CDS encoding DUF6542 domain-containing protein; its protein translation is MEQHRTRPPQSPARPRRTAPLPPQGRPTEAAAVYRAASRPRRPVPPFVRKLRALPLYRKLRAMPNPRLTGLGSGLFCATVMFLLACLLWLLFGSSVVAYGVLFVPVSILTAFWVRPADLVTAPVAVPIAFAVGLIPISGGNGGGFSGHFMGLITALALHAGWLYGGTIVAALIVAGRRIKLMGQRRRARAVSPAAAGPGQGPATGAGTGPGMGAGPRGVAKRRMPTA